One genomic window of Streptomyces sp. NBC_01276 includes the following:
- a CDS encoding response regulator transcription factor → MTTILLCDDHVVVRAGLLALLGSEPDIEVLGEAGSGEEAVALAAKLRPDVVLMDLQLGEGIDGVEATRRITALPQPPHVLVLTTYDTDADITRAIGAGATGYLLKAERPEELFAAIHSAAAGRTTLSAPVASRVMAHMRGTRPTLTDRELDILGQLARGLGNRDIARALFISEATVKTHLGRIYDKLGVDTRAGAVSVAKEQRLLPS, encoded by the coding sequence ATGACGACGATCCTCCTCTGCGACGACCACGTGGTGGTCCGGGCCGGCCTGCTCGCCCTGCTGGGCAGCGAGCCGGACATCGAGGTGCTGGGTGAGGCCGGCAGCGGTGAGGAGGCGGTCGCGCTGGCCGCCAAGCTCCGCCCGGACGTGGTCCTGATGGACCTCCAGCTGGGCGAGGGCATCGACGGCGTCGAGGCCACCCGCCGCATCACCGCCCTGCCGCAACCGCCGCACGTGCTGGTCCTGACCACGTACGACACGGACGCGGACATCACGCGGGCCATCGGCGCGGGCGCGACGGGCTACCTCCTCAAGGCGGAACGCCCCGAGGAGCTGTTCGCCGCCATCCACTCGGCGGCGGCGGGCCGCACCACCCTGTCCGCGCCCGTCGCGAGCCGGGTCATGGCCCACATGCGGGGCACCCGCCCGACGCTCACGGACCGCGAACTGGACATCCTGGGCCAGCTGGCCCGCGGCCTCGGCAACCGGGACATCGCCCGCGCCCTGTTCATCAGCGAGGCGACGGTCAAAACCCACCTGGGCCGCATCTACGACAAGCTCGGCGTCGACACCCGCGCGGGCGCGGTCTCGGTGGCCAAGGAGCAGCGCCTCCTCCCCTCCTGA